From Firmicutes bacterium HGW-Firmicutes-1, the proteins below share one genomic window:
- the rimO gene encoding 30S ribosomal protein S12 methylthiotransferase RimO: MSVKIFYVSLGCDKNLVDSEVMLGMMNEEGYVITSEELEADIIIVNTCSFIHDAKEESIETILEMAEYKETGNCKGLIVVGCLTERYKDELLAEMPEVDGILGTSNYDEIVTTIKKVLDKEKVSSFKDINYSPEAYLKRMSSTTTAYAYLKIAEGCNNNCTYCIIPQLRGNIRSRHIESLVEEAKHLVKQGKKEIILVAQDTTKYGIDLYKEKKLPELINELCKIEGLEWIRLLYCYPEDITDELIEVMKIQDKVMKYIDIPIQHINDSILSNMARKSNKRTIINVITRLRNQIPNICIRSSLIVGFPGETKEQFEELKDFVKEYKIDRLGVFTYSLEEGTKAATMKGQIKEAVKKSRKKELMLAQQNISLEKNKSMVGATLDIMIEGYLPDDKIYCGRSYMDAPNVDGVVFVGCEYELLTGQIVKVQVNEASEYDLIGEIKDEYSK, translated from the coding sequence TTGAGTGTAAAAATCTTTTACGTTTCACTAGGTTGCGACAAAAACTTAGTAGATAGTGAAGTTATGCTTGGAATGATGAATGAAGAAGGATATGTTATCACAAGTGAGGAACTAGAAGCAGATATTATTATTGTTAACACGTGTAGTTTTATTCATGACGCTAAAGAAGAAAGCATTGAAACTATATTAGAAATGGCAGAATATAAAGAAACGGGTAATTGTAAAGGGTTAATTGTTGTAGGGTGTTTAACAGAAAGGTACAAAGACGAACTACTGGCAGAAATGCCGGAGGTAGATGGAATTCTAGGAACCTCAAATTACGATGAGATTGTCACTACAATTAAAAAGGTGTTAGATAAAGAAAAGGTCAGTTCGTTTAAAGATATTAACTATTCTCCAGAAGCATATTTAAAAAGAATGTCGAGTACAACAACTGCATATGCTTACTTAAAAATAGCTGAAGGCTGTAACAACAATTGTACTTACTGTATCATACCTCAATTGAGAGGGAATATTAGAAGTAGGCATATTGAGAGTTTAGTTGAAGAAGCAAAACATTTAGTAAAACAAGGCAAAAAAGAAATTATCTTGGTAGCGCAAGACACAACAAAATATGGCATCGATCTATATAAAGAAAAAAAGTTACCTGAGTTGATCAATGAGTTATGTAAAATTGAAGGTTTGGAATGGATTAGATTGCTTTATTGCTATCCAGAAGACATCACTGATGAACTCATTGAAGTAATGAAAATACAAGATAAGGTTATGAAATATATTGATATACCGATACAACATATTAACGACAGTATATTGTCAAATATGGCTAGAAAAAGCAATAAAAGAACGATTATAAATGTCATAACAAGGTTGAGGAATCAAATCCCGAATATTTGCATTAGAAGTTCATTAATTGTAGGGTTTCCTGGTGAAACAAAAGAACAATTCGAAGAATTAAAAGATTTTGTAAAGGAATATAAGATTGATCGCCTTGGGGTTTTCACATATTCCTTAGAAGAGGGTACGAAAGCTGCGACAATGAAAGGTCAAATTAAAGAAGCAGTAAAAAAATCACGTAAAAAAGAATTGATGCTTGCTCAGCAAAATATATCGCTAGAAAAGAACAAAAGCATGGTAGGTGCAACGCTAGATATTATGATTGAAGGATATTTGCCAGATGATAAGATTTATTGCGGAAGGTCATATATGGATGCACCAAATGTTGATGGGGTTGTCTTTGTAGGTTGTGAATATGAACTGTTGACAGGTCAAATTGTAAAGGTTCAAGTAAATGAAGCAAGTGAATATGACTTAATAGGAGAGATAAAAGATGAATATAGCAAATAA
- a CDS encoding YicC family protein, producing the protein MIKSMTGFGRGEFEKDKRKIIVEMKSVNHRYCEVNVRMPRKLGFLENEVRSYVKQKLSRGKIDVFISYEDNSDKLENIKFNAELAKEYLKYFELISEEFDLENDIKVSHMTRYPDVLVVEEQDDDQEELWSILKGALDNSSDQLIETRSIEGNLLKEDMLKKLDIMFQALNEIKEKAPQIVVAYKEKLESRIKDLLENASVDESRLAQEVAIFADKACIDEEIVRLISHIEHMKNSFATDVPIGRKLDFLTQEMNREANTILSKANAIDISNQALDLKTEIEKIREQIQNIE; encoded by the coding sequence ATGATAAAGAGTATGACAGGCTTTGGAAGAGGCGAGTTTGAAAAAGATAAGAGAAAAATAATTGTTGAAATGAAATCTGTTAATCATAGGTATTGTGAAGTTAACGTAAGAATGCCAAGAAAGTTAGGCTTTTTAGAAAACGAAGTCAGAAGCTATGTCAAGCAAAAATTATCAAGAGGAAAAATTGATGTATTTATTTCTTATGAAGACAACTCAGACAAACTAGAAAATATCAAGTTTAATGCTGAATTAGCCAAAGAATATTTGAAGTATTTCGAACTGATTAGTGAAGAATTTGATCTTGAAAATGACATAAAAGTATCTCATATGACAAGATATCCAGATGTATTGGTTGTAGAAGAGCAAGATGATGATCAAGAAGAGCTTTGGAGTATACTAAAGGGAGCATTAGACAATAGTAGCGATCAATTAATTGAAACTAGATCTATTGAAGGAAATCTTCTTAAAGAAGATATGTTAAAAAAATTAGATATTATGTTCCAAGCGCTGAATGAAATCAAAGAGAAAGCACCCCAAATTGTAGTGGCTTACAAAGAAAAATTAGAATCTCGAATTAAAGATTTGTTGGAAAATGCCTCTGTAGATGAGTCAAGACTAGCTCAAGAAGTAGCGATTTTTGCTGATAAAGCTTGTATTGATGAAGAAATCGTAAGACTGATTAGTCATATCGAACACATGAAAAATTCTTTTGCTACGGATGTTCCTATTGGCAGAAAGCTTGATTTTTTAACTCAAGAAATGAACAGAGAAGCGAACACAATATTATCAAAGGCAAATGCGATTGATATATCAAACCAAGCATTAGATTTAAAGACAGAAATTGAAAAAATTCGAGAACAAATTCAAAATATAGAGTGA
- the pgsA gene encoding CDP-diacylglycerol--glycerol-3-phosphate 3-phosphatidyltransferase: MNIANKLTMLRVILIPFFLIVLYVFPENYANYVAVSIFIIASATDWLDGYLARSMNLVTNFGKFMDPLADKLLVSAALVYLVETGDIAAWIVIVIISREFVISGVRLLAATSGKVIAAGWWGKIKTFTTMIMIIVVLFQFQFKYIEYIELVLIYASLILTIISALDYIVQNKEVFKE; the protein is encoded by the coding sequence ATGAATATAGCAAATAAGTTAACGATGTTAAGAGTGATACTAATACCATTTTTTTTGATTGTTTTATATGTATTCCCTGAAAATTATGCAAACTATGTGGCAGTTAGTATTTTTATCATTGCGAGTGCAACAGATTGGTTAGATGGATATTTAGCTCGTTCTATGAATCTTGTCACTAATTTTGGGAAGTTTATGGATCCCCTGGCTGATAAGCTTTTGGTATCAGCAGCTTTAGTTTATCTAGTAGAAACAGGTGATATTGCTGCATGGATTGTTATTGTAATCATCAGTAGGGAATTTGTTATTAGTGGTGTAAGATTACTAGCAGCAACTTCAGGCAAAGTGATTGCGGCAGGTTGGTGGGGCAAAATTAAAACCTTTACAACTATGATAATGATTATTGTTGTGTTATTTCAATTTCAATTTAAATATATAGAATATATCGAGCTAGTACTAATCTATGCATCACTTATATTAACAATTATATCTGCACTTGATTATATCGTTCAGAACAAAGAAGTTTTTAAAGAATAG
- a CDS encoding competence/damage-inducible protein A has translation MIAEIICVGTELLLGDILNTNAQYLSRRLADLGVSVYYQTVVGDNENRLIQAINYAKNRSDLIILSGGLGPTSDDITKETVAKALGLPLNMNKDQEKKLKKFFAYRDIPMSNNNLKQAFIPEGAIILNNNNGTAPGVLIESCEKIFIILPGPPNELIPMFEESVVPYIKKSSKDCIVSKTLKLIGIGESTAAELVQNMIDEQTNPSIAPYAKLSEVHFRITARANNTNEALKLIASSEIEMRKQLNKYIYTTDEKELEEIIVELLNTYNQTISVAESCTGGLFASMLVNCPGVSKVFKDGKIVYSNESKIRELGVDKDSIDIYGAVSKQVVKEMALGIKERSQSDIGMAISGIAGPSGGTEDKPVGLVYIAIAYKDQTFIKRLQLNGNRMKVRTNAAKQGLIFLYQVLKELK, from the coding sequence GTGATTGCAGAAATTATTTGTGTTGGAACAGAGCTATTATTAGGTGACATATTAAATACAAATGCCCAATATTTAAGCAGAAGACTAGCTGACTTAGGTGTATCTGTATATTATCAAACTGTTGTAGGTGATAACGAAAATAGACTAATTCAGGCCATCAATTATGCAAAAAACAGAAGTGATTTAATTATACTTTCTGGTGGCTTAGGACCAACAAGCGATGATATTACCAAAGAAACTGTAGCTAAGGCGCTAGGCTTACCACTTAATATGAATAAGGATCAAGAAAAAAAACTTAAAAAATTCTTTGCGTACAGAGATATACCAATGTCAAATAATAATTTGAAGCAAGCTTTCATACCCGAAGGTGCAATCATTCTAAATAATAACAATGGTACAGCACCGGGAGTATTAATAGAAAGTTGTGAAAAAATCTTTATTATTTTGCCAGGACCTCCAAATGAGCTTATTCCAATGTTCGAAGAAAGTGTAGTTCCATATATTAAAAAATCATCCAAAGATTGTATCGTGTCAAAAACATTGAAGCTTATTGGAATTGGTGAAAGTACTGCCGCTGAGCTGGTTCAAAATATGATTGATGAACAAACAAACCCATCTATTGCTCCATATGCTAAACTTTCTGAGGTGCATTTTAGAATTACGGCAAGAGCCAATAATACAAATGAAGCGCTGAAACTGATTGCATCATCTGAAATAGAAATGAGAAAGCAGTTAAATAAGTATATCTATACTACTGATGAAAAAGAGCTAGAAGAAATTATTGTAGAACTTCTTAATACTTATAATCAAACTATTTCAGTTGCTGAATCATGTACAGGTGGATTATTTGCAAGTATGTTAGTCAATTGTCCAGGAGTATCAAAGGTATTCAAAGATGGGAAAATTGTATATTCAAATGAATCAAAAATAAGAGAATTGGGTGTCGACAAAGACTCCATAGATATTTATGGTGCAGTTAGTAAACAAGTAGTAAAAGAAATGGCATTAGGTATTAAAGAAAGATCCCAATCTGATATAGGGATGGCAATATCAGGAATAGCAGGTCCTTCAGGTGGTACAGAAGATAAGCCAGTTGGATTAGTTTATATCGCCATAGCTTACAAGGATCAAACCTTTATTAAAAGATTGCAATTAAATGGTAATCGTATGAAAGTTCGTACAAATGCAGCTAAGCAAGGACTGATATTTCTTTACCAAGTGCTAAAGGAGTTAAAATAA
- a CDS encoding stress responsive protein, which yields MIKHIVMWNINEDESKEVVMNALKERLENLKCEIDFIQALEVGFNYNVTAQAHDVVLYSEFLTKEDLDAYVVHPAHKRVGEYVRSVVKDRVVVDYEI from the coding sequence ATGATTAAACATATTGTAATGTGGAACATCAATGAAGATGAATCTAAAGAAGTTGTTATGAACGCTTTAAAGGAAAGACTTGAAAATTTAAAATGTGAAATCGACTTTATTCAAGCTTTAGAGGTTGGATTTAATTATAATGTCACCGCTCAAGCTCATGACGTGGTATTGTATTCTGAATTTCTTACAAAGGAAGATTTAGATGCATATGTTGTTCATCCTGCGCATAAAAGAGTTGGTGAATATGTTAGAAGTGTAGTGAAAGATCGTGTTGTTGTTGATTATGAGATATAG
- a CDS encoding guanylate kinase, giving the protein MKRKGILIIISGFSGAGKGTIVRKLIESNLFSLSISATTRKARVGEIEGEHYYFIEQEEFETMIENDELIEWASYCDNYYGTPRKYVNEKLKNGNDVILEIEMHGALQVRNKYPDSLLVFVTAPTAHEIKQRLIHRGTETPDIIRKRLEKSYQEIDAIDDYDYIVINDGLEESVAHIHGIIVAEHERVTRNKDIKKKFKKEFEELLKGDN; this is encoded by the coding sequence ATGAAAAGAAAAGGTATACTTATTATTATTTCAGGTTTTTCAGGTGCTGGTAAAGGAACAATCGTTAGGAAGCTGATTGAAAGCAATTTATTTTCCTTATCAATTTCTGCAACTACTCGCAAAGCAAGAGTAGGCGAAATAGAGGGGGAACATTATTATTTCATTGAACAAGAAGAGTTTGAAACAATGATCGAAAATGATGAGCTTATTGAATGGGCTTCTTATTGCGATAATTATTATGGAACACCAAGAAAATATGTAAATGAGAAATTAAAAAACGGAAATGATGTTATACTGGAAATTGAAATGCATGGGGCATTGCAGGTAAGAAACAAATACCCGGATAGTTTACTGGTTTTTGTAACAGCGCCTACCGCCCATGAAATTAAACAGCGACTCATACATCGTGGCACAGAAACACCTGATATTATTAGAAAGCGTTTAGAAAAATCTTATCAGGAAATTGATGCGATTGACGATTATGATTATATCGTTATAAATGATGGTTTAGAAGAAAGTGTAGCTCATATCCATGGGATTATTGTTGCTGAACATGAAAGAGTTACTAGAAACAAAGATATTAAAAAGAAGTTTAAAAAAGAATTTGAAGAACTCTTGAAAGGAGATAATTAA
- a CDS encoding DNA-directed RNA polymerase subunit omega, which translates to MLHPSYTDLMSTINKRNLTKDQLVSRYSIVIATAKRARQLVDGEEPLISKKSPRPLTNAVWELYEGFIDVV; encoded by the coding sequence ATGTTACATCCATCGTATACAGATTTAATGAGTACAATTAATAAGAGAAATTTAACAAAAGATCAACTTGTAAGTAGATATTCAATTGTTATTGCAACTGCCAAGAGAGCTAGACAGCTTGTTGATGGTGAAGAGCCACTGATAAGTAAGAAGTCCCCTAGACCGTTAACAAATGCTGTTTGGGAGCTTTATGAAGGTTTTATTGACGTAGTTTAG
- a CDS encoding bifunctional methylenetetrahydrofolate dehydrogenase/methenyltetrahydrofolate cyclohydrolase FolD, producing the protein MSTIIMDGKKTAQDIKDELKTEVTLLKENSIEPTLAVVLVGDNQASQVYVKNKKRACEYIGIRSLSYEMDGTTSEEALLEIIDELNTRKDVHGILVQLPLPKHINEGKILLAIDPEKDVDGFHPISVGNLSIGNSGFVSCTPAGIIELLKRYNIPMEGKKCVVIGRSNIVGKPISMLLLRENATITICHSRTKNLAQECQEADIIIAAIGKANFVTKDFLKKDVVIVDVGINRLEDGKLCGDVAYEECFDIASAITPVPGGVGPMTIAMLMKNCVLAATK; encoded by the coding sequence ATGAGCACAATAATAATGGATGGTAAAAAAACAGCTCAAGATATTAAAGATGAACTAAAGACGGAGGTTACACTACTTAAGGAAAACAGTATTGAACCTACACTAGCTGTGGTGTTAGTCGGTGACAATCAAGCATCACAAGTATATGTTAAAAATAAAAAACGTGCTTGCGAATATATTGGAATTAGATCTTTATCCTATGAAATGGATGGGACAACCTCTGAGGAAGCGCTATTAGAAATAATTGATGAACTTAATACTAGAAAAGATGTTCATGGTATTCTTGTTCAGTTACCGCTTCCTAAACACATTAACGAAGGAAAAATCTTACTAGCAATTGATCCTGAAAAAGACGTTGATGGTTTTCACCCAATTAGTGTTGGCAATTTAAGTATAGGAAACTCAGGATTCGTTTCTTGTACACCAGCAGGCATTATTGAGCTTTTGAAACGTTATAATATTCCGATGGAAGGAAAAAAGTGTGTTGTAATTGGAAGAAGTAATATAGTTGGTAAACCAATTTCAATGCTTTTATTAAGAGAAAATGCTACAATTACTATTTGTCATTCTAGAACCAAAAATTTAGCACAAGAATGTCAAGAAGCAGATATTATCATAGCTGCAATTGGCAAAGCGAATTTTGTTACTAAAGATTTTCTTAAGAAAGATGTTGTAATTGTAGATGTTGGTATTAATCGTTTAGAAGATGGAAAGTTATGTGGAGATGTTGCATATGAAGAGTGTTTTGATATAGCCTCCGCAATAACGCCGGTTCCTGGCGGAGTAGGTCCAATGACTATCGCAATGTTAATGAAAAACTGTGTTTTGGCAGCAACAAAATAA
- a CDS encoding formate--tetrahydrofolate ligase, translating into MKTDIQIANESKIEPILNIAKGIRISEEDLELFGRYKAKLSDSLWDKVKHEKDGKLVLVTAINPTPAGEGKTTITVGLGQAMGKLGINSIIALREPSLGPCMGIKGGAAGGGYAQVIPMEDINLHFTGDIHAVSITHNLLSALLDNHLQQGNELKIDPRNIVWKRVMDMNDRALRNTIVGLGGRLQGVPREDGFMISVASEVMAILCLSNDLKDLKRRLGEIIVAYDYDGDPVTAHDLKAEGAMAALLKDAIKPNLVQTLEHTPVIMHGGPFANIAHGCNSIRATKYALKLSDLVITEAGFGADLGAEKFLDIKCTKAGLKPDAIVLVATIRALKYNGGVIKSNLSEKNVDAVKKGFVNLEKHIENLKKYKVPVVVTLNSFVTDSTEEINFVRNSCEEMGCEFALAEVWQNGGAGGIELAKKVLHTLETKESHFQPLYDIKDTIKNKIKIIATEIYGADHVKYSGKASKSIKKIEELGLSKLPVCIAKTQYSLSDNPKLLGRPCGFEIAVSEVTISAGAEFIVVLTGDVMTMPGLPKKPAAENIDIDINGVISGLF; encoded by the coding sequence GTGAAAACAGATATTCAAATTGCAAATGAATCAAAAATTGAACCAATTCTTAATATCGCAAAAGGTATTCGTATTTCCGAAGAGGATTTAGAACTTTTTGGTAGATATAAAGCAAAGCTTTCTGACAGTCTATGGGACAAAGTAAAGCACGAAAAGGATGGAAAGCTGGTTTTAGTTACAGCGATCAATCCAACCCCTGCGGGAGAAGGTAAAACTACAATTACAGTTGGGCTAGGACAAGCAATGGGTAAATTAGGAATTAATTCCATCATTGCTTTACGAGAGCCTTCTTTAGGACCATGCATGGGAATTAAAGGTGGGGCAGCAGGTGGAGGTTACGCTCAAGTAATTCCAATGGAGGATATCAACCTTCATTTTACAGGTGACATACATGCGGTAAGTATTACCCACAATTTATTGTCTGCTCTCCTTGACAATCATTTACAGCAGGGAAATGAACTTAAAATTGATCCAAGGAATATTGTATGGAAGCGTGTTATGGATATGAATGATAGGGCTTTACGAAATACCATAGTAGGTCTTGGTGGTAGATTACAAGGTGTTCCTAGAGAAGATGGGTTCATGATTTCAGTTGCATCTGAAGTAATGGCAATCTTATGCTTATCCAATGACTTAAAAGATTTGAAAAGAAGATTAGGAGAGATTATAGTTGCATATGATTATGATGGAGATCCAGTTACTGCCCATGATTTGAAAGCAGAAGGAGCTATGGCTGCACTGCTTAAGGATGCAATTAAACCGAACCTAGTTCAAACCTTAGAACATACACCAGTTATTATGCACGGTGGACCGTTTGCAAACATTGCCCATGGATGTAATAGTATTCGTGCAACAAAATATGCATTGAAGCTATCTGATTTAGTTATTACAGAAGCTGGTTTTGGAGCAGACCTTGGTGCAGAGAAGTTTTTAGATATAAAATGTACAAAGGCAGGGCTTAAACCTGATGCTATTGTACTTGTCGCTACAATTAGAGCGCTTAAATATAATGGTGGCGTAATAAAATCTAACTTGTCTGAAAAAAATGTTGATGCAGTAAAGAAAGGTTTTGTTAATTTAGAAAAGCATATAGAAAACTTGAAAAAGTATAAAGTACCAGTTGTTGTTACGTTAAATTCATTTGTTACAGATTCAACTGAAGAAATAAACTTTGTAAGAAATTCTTGTGAGGAAATGGGTTGTGAGTTTGCATTGGCTGAAGTATGGCAAAATGGTGGAGCTGGTGGTATTGAATTAGCAAAAAAGGTACTACATACACTCGAAACAAAAGAAAGCCATTTTCAACCACTCTATGATATCAAGGATACGATTAAAAATAAGATAAAAATAATCGCAACAGAAATTTATGGTGCAGATCATGTTAAATATAGTGGGAAAGCTTCCAAGTCGATTAAAAAAATTGAAGAGCTTGGTTTAAGTAAGCTACCAGTATGTATAGCAAAAACACAATATTCTCTGTCCGATAACCCCAAATTACTAGGTCGACCTTGTGGTTTTGAAATTGCGGTGAGTGAAGTTACAATATCGGCGGGAGCAGAATTTATTGTTGTTCTTACTGGTGATGTAATGACGATGCCTGGTCTACCTAAAAAACCAGCGGCAGAAAACATTGATATTGATATAAACGGAGTTATTTCAGGTTTGTTTTAG